The following proteins come from a genomic window of Microbacterium lemovicicum:
- the crtI gene encoding phytoene desaturase family protein yields MTPDHSRTNGREVVVIGAGIAGLATAALLSAEGYDVTVYEGRDEIGGRAGSWERDGFRFDTGPSWYLMPEVFDHFFRLLGTSAEDELDLVPLTPAYRVFTENEGAEQPLDVVSGRAEAIALFEGIEPGSGTVLDEYLDSAGDAYDLSINRFLYDSYESLGGLTDPELLKLLPRLAPLLTRSLSSYVEKRFQDPRLRQVLGYPAVFLGGSPFGVPSLYHLMSHLDLDEGVLYPRGGLTTVIQAVERVAVRHGVTIRTGAPVVGITTEEDPKARATGIRLQDGTTVAADLVVSTTDLHHTETQLLPEHLRTYPESWWKNKTPSPGALLLLLGVEGELPQLAHHTLLFTADWRENFGAIFGKDTYIPDPASIYVCRPSATDDSVAPEGHENLFVLVPVPADPSIGRGGVDGAGDASVEAAADLVIAQIAEWTGVPDLADRIVVRRTIAPGDFEADLHAWRGNSLGLAHTLGQSAVFRPRNASKKVENLSYAGGSVLPGIGLPMCLISAELVLKRLRGDRSTGPVAEPAHVASPGA; encoded by the coding sequence ATGACCCCCGACCACAGCCGCACCAACGGACGCGAGGTCGTCGTCATCGGCGCCGGCATCGCGGGCCTCGCCACCGCGGCGCTCCTCTCTGCGGAGGGCTACGACGTCACGGTCTACGAGGGCCGCGACGAGATCGGCGGCCGTGCCGGATCGTGGGAGCGGGACGGCTTCCGCTTCGACACCGGTCCGAGCTGGTACCTGATGCCCGAGGTGTTCGATCACTTCTTCCGCCTGCTCGGCACCTCGGCCGAGGACGAGCTGGACCTCGTCCCGCTGACCCCGGCCTACCGCGTGTTCACCGAGAACGAGGGGGCGGAGCAGCCTCTGGACGTCGTGTCGGGGCGCGCCGAGGCCATCGCGCTGTTCGAGGGCATCGAGCCGGGCTCCGGCACGGTGCTCGACGAGTACCTCGATTCAGCCGGAGATGCGTACGACCTGTCCATCAACCGGTTCCTCTACGACTCCTACGAGTCGCTGGGCGGCCTCACCGACCCGGAGCTGCTGAAGCTGCTCCCCCGGCTCGCTCCGCTGCTGACCCGCTCGCTCTCGTCGTACGTCGAGAAGCGCTTCCAGGATCCGCGCCTGCGCCAGGTGCTCGGCTATCCCGCGGTCTTCCTGGGCGGATCGCCGTTCGGCGTGCCGAGCCTGTACCACCTGATGAGCCACCTCGACCTCGATGAGGGCGTGCTCTATCCCCGGGGCGGTCTGACCACCGTCATCCAGGCCGTCGAGCGCGTGGCGGTGCGTCACGGCGTGACGATCCGCACGGGCGCCCCGGTCGTGGGGATCACGACCGAGGAGGATCCGAAGGCGCGGGCCACCGGCATCCGTCTTCAGGACGGCACCACGGTCGCGGCCGATCTCGTCGTCTCCACGACCGACCTCCACCACACCGAGACGCAGCTGCTCCCCGAGCACCTGCGCACCTACCCCGAGTCGTGGTGGAAGAACAAGACGCCGAGCCCCGGCGCGCTGCTCCTTCTGCTGGGCGTCGAGGGGGAGCTCCCTCAGCTCGCGCACCACACGCTGCTGTTCACGGCCGACTGGCGGGAGAACTTCGGCGCCATCTTCGGCAAGGACACCTACATTCCCGATCCCGCCTCGATCTACGTCTGCCGGCCCAGCGCCACCGACGACTCGGTGGCGCCCGAGGGGCACGAGAACCTCTTCGTGCTCGTTCCGGTGCCCGCCGACCCGTCGATCGGACGCGGCGGCGTGGACGGGGCGGGAGACGCGTCGGTCGAGGCCGCAGCCGACCTGGTGATCGCGCAGATCGCGGAATGGACCGGCGTGCCCGACCTCGCCGACCGCATCGTCGTGCGGCGCACCATCGCCCCCGGTGACTTCGAGGCCGACCTGCACGCCTGGCGGGGGAATTCCCTCGGCCTCGCGCACACGCTGGGCCAGAGCGCGGTGTTCCGTCCGCGCAACGCGTCGAAGAAGGTCGAGAACCTCTCCTACGCCGGCGGATCGGTGCTTCCGGGCATCGGGCTGCCGATGTGCCTGATCTCCGCGGAGCTCGTGCTCAAGAGGCTCCGCGGCGATCGTTCGACCGGGCCGGTGGCGGAGCCCGCGCACGTCGCATCCCCCGGGGCCTGA
- a CDS encoding phytoene/squalene synthase family protein, with amino-acid sequence MSREPTGLELYDRTARDAAAAVIAAYSTSFGLACRLLGPRVRPHVRNIYALVRIADEIVDGPAAAAGLSAEAERAVLDDLETEVYTAIERGFSANLVVHAFATTARECAIGEDLIRPFFSSMRTDLERTDHDAASHAEYVYGSAEVVGLMCLQVFVSAGSRHPVAAAPHLVEGARRLGAAFQDVNFLRDHEHDAGGLGRNYLGLDGTSASRIAVLNRIDADLAAAAATVPALPADCRRAVTLAHDLFAELSARLRQDHDAGRRVRVPDPVKAAIAARVIAGRPPRPPGARSGRTISIGAGR; translated from the coding sequence GTGAGTCGAGAGCCCACCGGACTCGAGCTGTACGACAGGACGGCGAGGGATGCCGCGGCCGCGGTGATCGCGGCCTACTCCACCTCGTTCGGCCTCGCCTGCCGCCTGCTCGGCCCGCGGGTGCGCCCGCACGTGCGCAACATCTACGCACTGGTGCGCATCGCGGACGAGATCGTGGACGGGCCCGCGGCGGCCGCCGGCCTCAGCGCGGAGGCGGAGCGCGCCGTGCTGGATGACCTCGAGACCGAGGTCTACACGGCCATCGAGCGGGGTTTCAGTGCGAACCTGGTGGTGCACGCTTTCGCCACCACCGCACGCGAGTGCGCGATCGGGGAAGACCTCATCCGCCCGTTCTTCTCCTCCATGCGGACGGACCTCGAGCGCACCGACCACGACGCCGCCTCCCACGCGGAGTACGTCTACGGGTCGGCCGAGGTCGTCGGGCTGATGTGCCTGCAGGTGTTCGTGAGCGCCGGGTCGCGGCATCCGGTCGCTGCGGCTCCCCACCTCGTCGAGGGTGCCCGCCGCCTCGGAGCGGCGTTCCAGGACGTGAACTTCCTGCGCGACCACGAGCACGACGCCGGCGGCCTCGGCCGCAACTATCTCGGCCTCGACGGCACGAGCGCCTCGCGCATCGCGGTGCTGAACCGCATCGACGCCGACCTCGCCGCCGCCGCTGCGACGGTGCCGGCCCTGCCCGCCGACTGCCGCCGGGCCGTCACGCTGGCGCACGACCTCTTCGCGGAGCTGTCGGCGCGTCTGCGGCAGGACCATGACGCCGGACGCCGCGTGCGCGTGCCGGATCCGGTGAAGGCGGCCATCGCGGCCCGGGTGATCGCCGGTCGCCCTCCTCGACCCCCGGGCGCCCGCAGCGGGCGCACCATCTCGATCGGAGCAGGACGATGA
- a CDS encoding lycopene cyclase domain-containing protein: MPGLYLLAILLSSAGVAALDARFRLAWQPAPARTAAAVGIGTAFFLAWDAVGIATGVFVKGDSPLLLGIDLAPHLPLEEPVFLAFLCYLGLVVWGAARRRLARRRPEPAADGVARRDAEAP, from the coding sequence ATGCCGGGGCTGTACCTGCTCGCGATCCTCCTGTCGTCCGCCGGCGTCGCCGCGCTCGACGCGAGGTTCCGCCTGGCGTGGCAGCCCGCCCCCGCACGCACGGCCGCTGCCGTCGGCATCGGCACCGCGTTCTTCCTGGCGTGGGACGCCGTCGGCATCGCCACCGGCGTCTTCGTCAAGGGCGACAGCCCTCTGCTGCTCGGCATCGACCTCGCACCGCACCTGCCGCTGGAGGAGCCGGTGTTCCTCGCGTTCCTCTGCTACCTCGGTCTGGTGGTGTGGGGTGCCGCGCGGCGTCGCCTGGCGCGACGCCGGCCCGAGCCGGCCGCCGACGGCGTCGCTCGCCGGGATGCGGAGGCGCCGTGA
- a CDS encoding prenyltransferase has translation MTGPRTSPLGAATVLRELFLASRPISWINTAYPFAAAYLLTTRDIDATLIIGTIFFLIPYNLAMYGINDVFDYESDLRNPRKGGVHGAVLDRRMHPITLWAAALSCLPFLVYLVVVGPPSSWAVLAISMFFVVFYSAPPLRLKERPFADSMTSSIHFFSPAVYALVLAGATWTWSLVALLVGFALWGVASHAFGAVQDVVADRAADISSIATARGARWTVRFALTCYALAGVAMLATPWPGPLAGLLVLPYLAAVWPYRSVSDAESETVTRGWDRFLWINQIAGAGVTLLLIWYAFFT, from the coding sequence ATGACCGGCCCGCGCACCTCGCCGCTCGGAGCCGCCACCGTGCTCCGGGAGCTCTTTCTGGCGTCCCGACCCATCAGCTGGATCAACACCGCGTACCCCTTCGCCGCGGCGTACCTGCTGACCACCCGCGACATCGACGCGACGCTCATCATCGGCACGATCTTCTTCCTCATCCCGTACAACCTCGCGATGTACGGGATCAACGACGTCTTCGACTACGAGTCGGACCTTCGCAATCCGCGGAAGGGCGGCGTGCACGGCGCGGTGCTCGACCGTCGGATGCACCCGATCACCCTGTGGGCGGCCGCGCTGTCGTGCCTGCCGTTCCTGGTCTACCTCGTCGTGGTGGGTCCGCCGTCGTCGTGGGCGGTGCTCGCGATCAGCATGTTCTTCGTCGTGTTCTACTCCGCTCCGCCGCTGCGCCTCAAGGAGCGGCCCTTCGCGGATTCGATGACCTCCAGCATCCACTTCTTCTCCCCCGCGGTATACGCGCTCGTGCTGGCCGGCGCGACGTGGACATGGTCGCTGGTCGCTCTGCTGGTCGGATTCGCGCTGTGGGGCGTCGCCTCGCACGCGTTCGGCGCCGTGCAGGACGTGGTCGCAGACCGCGCGGCCGACATCTCCTCGATCGCGACCGCGCGCGGCGCCCGGTGGACGGTGCGCTTCGCCCTCACCTGCTACGCCCTGGCGGGGGTCGCGATGCTGGCGACGCCCTGGCCCGGTCCGCTCGCGGGGCTCCTCGTGCTCCCCTACCTCGCCGCCGTCTGGCCCTACCGCTCCGTCAGCGACGCAGAGTCGGAGACGGTGACCCGCGGCTGGGACCGGTTCCTCTGGATCAACCAGATCGCGGGTGCCGGCGTGACCCTCCTGCTGATCTGGTACGCGTTCTTCACCTGA
- a CDS encoding UPF0182 family protein yields the protein MTSSTATRPAAPNRSRRIIAISLAIIAALVVAFFVFANLYADWLWFAQLGFQSVLTTQWIARVVMFLIGFIGMAVPVWLAIQLAYRLRPVYARLSSQLDRYQEVVEPLRRLAMFGIPVFFGFFAGFAASAQWETTWLWFNGVATTTTDPEFGLDTGFYLFAMPFYGAALGFISAVLLICLLVTAVVSYLYGSVRVGQRELRISKAARIQLAIVAGLYLLVQGASLWLDRFKTLVEPGDRITGPGYVGVHATIPGQTILAIVAILVAVLFFVTAVIGRWRYPLIATALLVVSAIVLGAGYPWVVNTFQVRPNQLALESEYYQRGIDMTQTAYGLDGLEKSDFAAATDVEQGQLRSDAQTTAQIRIMDPAIISPTVRQIEQYRQYYQFPDDLDVDRYTIDGVSQDTISAVRELDIDQLGAPSWQNNTLIYTHGYGLVAAKGNARTADGNPVFLERGIPASGFLSDEENFEPRVYFGEKSPPYSIVGAPEGTAPVELDYPDGEDGATETKTTFSGDGGPSVGNVFNRLIYALKFQSEQILFSDNVNEESQILYDRTPRERVQKVAPYLELDSDPYPTVVDGRIVWVVDGYTTSNSYPYSSNVSLQQAIADSNNTAPRFALDNINYIRNSVKATVDAYDGKVTLYAWDDQDPVLQTWQKIYPSTIKPLTDISADLMSHVRYPTDLFKVQRTMLGVYHVNDAQSFYQRDNAWATPNDPQNNDRLQPPYYLTMQMPGQDAPTYSMFTSFIPSSSGATARNVLMGYLGVDSNAGDQAGVKSEDYGKLRMLVVNADTPVPGPGQVQNTFDADPNVSAFINILKQGQSDVINGNLLTLPVGGGLLYVQPVFVQSSGATKLPTLQKVLVSFGSQVAFEDTLNDALDVLFGGDSGASAGDGGVTPSPGPTGTPAPTPSASPSPGESTAPTTPPADEYQAALQEAQSAVQAKQAALQANDLAAFGEADARLTAAVQKLIELGEQ from the coding sequence GTGACATCGTCGACCGCCACCCGCCCGGCCGCCCCGAATCGTTCCCGAAGGATCATCGCGATCTCCCTCGCGATCATCGCCGCGCTGGTCGTGGCCTTCTTCGTCTTCGCGAACCTCTACGCCGACTGGCTGTGGTTCGCCCAGCTGGGCTTCCAGTCGGTGCTGACCACGCAGTGGATAGCCCGGGTGGTGATGTTCCTCATCGGCTTCATCGGCATGGCCGTGCCCGTCTGGCTCGCCATCCAGCTGGCCTACCGGCTGCGTCCGGTCTACGCGCGGCTGAGCTCGCAGCTGGACCGCTACCAGGAGGTCGTCGAACCCCTCCGCAGACTGGCGATGTTCGGCATCCCCGTCTTCTTCGGCTTCTTCGCGGGCTTCGCGGCATCGGCCCAGTGGGAGACCACCTGGCTCTGGTTCAACGGCGTCGCGACGACCACCACCGACCCGGAGTTCGGGCTCGACACCGGCTTCTACCTCTTCGCCATGCCGTTCTACGGCGCGGCGCTCGGCTTCATCTCCGCGGTGCTGCTGATCTGCCTGCTCGTGACGGCCGTCGTCTCCTACCTCTACGGGTCGGTGCGCGTCGGCCAGCGCGAGCTGCGCATCTCGAAGGCCGCCCGCATCCAGCTCGCGATCGTCGCCGGTCTCTACCTGCTCGTGCAGGGCGCGAGCCTCTGGCTCGACCGCTTCAAGACGCTCGTCGAGCCGGGCGACCGCATCACCGGTCCCGGCTACGTCGGCGTCCACGCGACCATCCCCGGCCAGACGATCCTCGCGATCGTCGCCATCCTGGTGGCCGTGCTGTTCTTCGTCACCGCCGTCATCGGCCGCTGGCGCTACCCGCTCATCGCCACCGCGCTGCTCGTCGTGTCGGCGATCGTGCTCGGCGCCGGCTATCCCTGGGTCGTCAACACCTTCCAGGTGCGGCCGAACCAGCTGGCGCTGGAGAGCGAGTACTACCAGCGCGGCATCGACATGACGCAGACGGCATACGGCCTCGACGGGCTCGAGAAGAGCGACTTCGCCGCCGCGACCGACGTCGAGCAGGGCCAGCTCCGCTCCGATGCGCAGACGACCGCGCAGATCCGCATCATGGACCCGGCGATCATCAGCCCGACCGTGCGGCAGATCGAGCAGTACCGCCAGTACTACCAGTTCCCCGATGACCTCGACGTCGACCGCTACACGATCGACGGCGTCTCGCAGGACACGATCAGCGCGGTCCGCGAGCTCGACATCGACCAGCTCGGCGCCCCGTCGTGGCAGAACAACACCCTCATCTACACGCACGGCTACGGCCTCGTCGCGGCGAAGGGCAACGCGCGCACCGCCGACGGCAACCCCGTGTTCCTCGAGCGCGGCATCCCGGCATCCGGTTTCCTCTCCGACGAGGAGAACTTCGAGCCGCGCGTCTACTTCGGCGAGAAGTCGCCGCCGTACTCGATCGTCGGTGCACCCGAGGGCACGGCTCCCGTGGAGCTCGACTACCCCGACGGCGAGGACGGCGCGACCGAGACGAAGACCACCTTCTCCGGCGACGGCGGACCGAGCGTCGGCAACGTCTTCAACCGCCTGATCTACGCGCTGAAGTTCCAGTCCGAGCAGATCCTGTTCTCCGACAACGTCAACGAGGAGTCTCAGATCCTGTACGACCGCACGCCGCGCGAGCGCGTGCAGAAGGTCGCTCCCTACCTCGAGCTCGACAGCGACCCCTACCCGACCGTCGTGGACGGCCGTATCGTGTGGGTCGTCGACGGCTACACCACGAGCAACTCGTACCCGTACTCGTCGAACGTCAGCCTGCAGCAGGCGATCGCCGATTCGAACAACACCGCCCCGCGCTTCGCGCTGGACAACATCAACTACATCCGCAACTCGGTCAAGGCCACGGTCGACGCCTACGACGGCAAGGTCACCCTCTACGCGTGGGACGACCAGGACCCGGTGCTCCAGACCTGGCAGAAGATCTACCCGTCGACCATCAAGCCCCTGACCGACATCTCGGCCGACCTGATGAGCCACGTGCGCTACCCGACCGACCTGTTCAAGGTGCAGCGGACGATGCTCGGCGTCTACCACGTCAACGACGCGCAGTCGTTCTACCAGCGCGACAACGCCTGGGCGACCCCGAACGACCCGCAGAACAACGACCGCCTGCAGCCGCCGTACTACCTGACGATGCAGATGCCCGGCCAGGATGCGCCGACGTACTCGATGTTCACGTCGTTCATCCCGTCGTCCTCCGGCGCCACGGCACGCAACGTGCTCATGGGCTACCTCGGCGTCGATTCCAACGCGGGCGACCAGGCGGGGGTGAAGAGCGAGGACTACGGCAAGCTCCGGATGCTGGTGGTGAACGCCGACACTCCGGTGCCCGGTCCCGGACAGGTGCAGAACACCTTCGACGCCGATCCCAACGTCTCCGCCTTCATCAACATCCTCAAACAGGGCCAGTCGGACGTCATCAACGGCAACCTGCTGACGCTGCCGGTCGGTGGCGGCCTGCTCTACGTGCAGCCGGTGTTCGTGCAGTCCTCGGGAGCCACCAAGCTCCCGACCCTGCAGAAGGTGCTGGTCTCCTTCGGCAGCCAGGTCGCCTTCGAGGACACGCTGAACGACGCGCTCGACGTGCTGTTCGGCGGAGACTCCGGCGCGAGTGCCGGTGACGGCGGCGTGACGCCGTCGCCCGGTCCGACAGGCACGCCGGCACCCACCCCCTCGGCGTCGCCGTCGCCGGGTGAGTCCACCGCGCCGACGACCCCGCCGGCCGACGAGTACCAGGCTGCTCTGCAGGAGGCGCAGTCCGCCGTGCAGGCCAAGCAGGCCGCGCTGCAGGCCAACGACCTCGCCGCCTTCGGCGAGGCGGACGCTCGCCTGACCGCCGCTGTCCAGAAGCTGATCGAGCTCGGCGAGCAGTAG
- a CDS encoding lycopene cyclase domain-containing protein, whose amino-acid sequence MTYALIVLPFVLLTAVVVLCTVRKPGFGRRMAASALTAVALCALTAVFDNLMIAAGLFTYPPEHLSGLRIGLAPLEDFSYPLCAAFLVPAVATLLRTRHAGGRGGGARGRSARARGATA is encoded by the coding sequence GTGACGTACGCGCTCATCGTGCTGCCGTTCGTGCTCCTCACCGCGGTCGTGGTGCTCTGCACCGTGCGGAAGCCCGGCTTCGGACGACGGATGGCCGCCTCGGCCCTCACGGCCGTCGCGCTCTGCGCGCTGACGGCCGTGTTCGACAACCTGATGATCGCCGCCGGACTGTTCACCTATCCGCCGGAGCACCTGAGCGGCCTGCGGATCGGGCTCGCGCCGCTCGAGGACTTCTCCTACCCGCTGTGCGCCGCCTTCCTCGTACCCGCCGTCGCCACTCTGCTGCGCACCCGCCACGCGGGCGGCCGAGGTGGCGGCGCACGCGGCCGGAGCGCTCGTGCGCGAGGCGCGACGGCATGA